Proteins from a single region of Kluyveromyces lactis strain NRRL Y-1140 chromosome C complete sequence:
- the NST1 gene encoding Nst1p (some similarities with uniprot|P53935 Saccharomyces cerevisiae YNL091W NST1 Protein of unknown function mediates sensitivity to salt stress interacts physically with the splicing factor Msl1p and also displays genetic interaction with MSL1) → MVAHKKSKKKSKKQHGSAGEKELHESKIHAEIIDDEAEYPTSRVIKRAPNGDVIVESLPEEESLDRSELNQDHRSGSSSSSTNSGGVTNTADCNADADNEEVEDTKWPIKLDTHWESLSLEERRNILRISKDELFDMIKSYKNMHNCDCSMCGRHNNLNIEQEIEQIYCELYDSAREEDSDTDFVQFHLKLIKEYQNGSNNTHHHMRHHGDKQDSNICHENFAHNDNDDNNDSTNKNAFLSSILPKEKNASTSENECTNDFLDSLSEDSAIKYCLSEGAIGLDKSYQVDFLGKEEVDSNMDTIPNSDNKTQTALDWKHEIEQFKSSKQKQVSESTTGKEALPPINDIDNTNEVIPEHDEFDSKLLHFAKTVVSSHPHIAEEFINRAMMYPHIKAITEDMMNNEGEGLKRAMESLVLQQELQDWRENMAVSIEKKIYEMDPTEPVIDVSESDSHENERVNGPANALEENNKKDVIESDSLDRPSLVDNNKVDSLIDSIPFKFVKDPKAVASLKNAFYDIFTNKTRRSEIDQDDKEYKEELERLRNEISADEDQASYEWSNDEYEESNDHDEDAEGYVDDECIDDHHLDSGYDDENEDEDIIYDDLHENVKLNEDPSAVPNGHTQLIHHDNSVTSNVSEDGIDDNYDSELDHAERLEEGRRLIQIAITKLLQKKLIASYQEKEAEKNRERLLMELEAEENQKKEKEKKKLKKKEKEKEKKRQQQLAKEEEKKRQEEEEIRLKKEAEEKEIARREAQRKKVEEAKRKNDEKRKKKLAEQRRREEEQERIRKEKEEQKRQREEEQKQKKMEKERKQREFEEQRLLKKKEAEQLQKLKENQKLNEKSMQKNQDTTTEGVPYGSVSTNPLQNNSTLNDDIFNMINEVSKSLSSSPSRNQNDLLGSSVLSNVDHQGGLNAGNVFIPPSLSMSEMSPHAQAGFNTLGSSLQPNLLNGWDQQSSTQAYYHANQPSSSEAPGLLPLSHGGSSSKFSSFADTTVDVTDDVNNLTSFLKDTTINDISLGSTSSIPAQNLDPVNMAPRPQSAVYNQPNLWNNDPNQRLSNFGQQHVQQNPISSSHSQPRRSIWDTGAENTFGVASANNFASNIWDTPTSTPALPNTLLSSQVAATSVDSYEEVLAKTYKMLSPDNSFVPLDKLYQTSLTQINAKSVLSYPQFISTLVSMKNSYNTELLNDNTGLLAYCRMGSVPVPSGLPSYNRQNTFPHATTQVQSDSQQINSVSTPISNPLPQPSSVFNDVHYNQTATTSPANHGNPIPGPTSTIASDPSNFVNFGQSYPNSYQTGNIWS, encoded by the coding sequence ATGGTGGCACATAAGAAGAgtaagaagaagagtaagAAGCAGCATGGTTCTGCGGGTGAAAAGGAATTGCATGAATCGAAGATTCACGCAGAAATCATCGATGATGAAGCAGAGTACCCTACCTCTCGTGTGATCAAAAGAGCCCCAAACGGAGATGTCATAGTGGAATCACTTCCGGAAGAGGAATCATTAGACAGATCAGAACTAAACCAGGATCATCGTTCTGGTAGCAGCAGTAGCAGCACTAATAGTGGCGGTGTTACAAATACTGCAGACTGCAATGCCGATGctgataatgaagaagtCGAGGATACTAAATGGCCAATCAAGTTAGATACCCATTGGGAATCTTTGTCATTGGAAGAGAGAAGGAATATTCTACGGATAAGCAAAGACGAATTGTTTGATATGATCAAATCGTATAAGAATATGCATAATTGTGATTGTAGCATGTGTGGCCGTCATAACAACCTGAATATAGagcaagaaattgaacagATATATTGCGAACTTTACGATAGTGCAAGGGAAGAAGATTCAGATACAGATTTTGTACAGTTCCACTTAAAGCTAATAAAAGAATATCAGAATGGTAGTAATAATACACATCACCATATGCGTCACCATGGGGACAAACAGGATTCCAATATTTGTCATGAGAACTTTGCCCATAACGATAACGACGATAATAATGATTCAACGAATAAAAATGCCTTTTTATCTAGCATACTTccgaaagagaaaaatgCTAGCACTTCAGAAAATGAATGTACAAATGATTTCCTCGATTCATTAAGCGAAGATTCAGCCATAAAGTATTGTCTTTCAGAAGGAGCGATAGGGCTGGATAAATCATATCAAGTTGACTTCCTTggtaaagaagaagttgattcAAATATGGACACCATTCCGAACAGTGATAATAAAACGCAGACTGCTTTGGATTGGAAACACGAAATCGAACAATTTAAAAGTAGCAAACAGAAGCAGGTATCTGAGTCTACAACAGGTAAAGAAGCTCTCCCTCCTATCAATGACATAGATAATACTAATGAGGTTATCCCCGAACATGATGAGTTTGACTCTAAGCTTCTCCATTTTGCCAAAACTGTAGTATCTTCTCATCCGCATATTGCCGAggaattcatcaacagaGCTATGATGTATCCCCACATTAAAGCTATAACTGAGGATATGATGAATAATGAAGGTGAAGGTTTGAAAAGAGCTATGGAAAGTCTTGTTCTACAACAGGAACTTCAAGATTGGAGGGAAAACATGGCCGTTTCAattgagaagaagatctaTGAAATGGACCCCACTGAACCTGTTATAGATGTATCAGAATCCGACAGTCACGAAAATGAAAGGGTGAATGGACCAGCAAATGCtttagaagaaaataacaaaaaagaCGTTATTGAATCAGACTCTCTGGATAGACCTTCGTTGGTTGATAACAATAAAGTGGATTCTCTGATAGACAGTATTCCGTTTAAATTTGTTAAAGATCCTAAAGCGGTTGCATCGCTGAAAAATGCATTCTATGATATCTTCACTAATAAGACGAGACGCTCTGAAATTGACCAAGACGATAAAgaatataaagaagaacTAGAACGTTTACGTAATGAAATTTCAGCGGACGAAGACCAAGCATCTTATGAGTGGTCCAACGATGAGTATGAAGAAAGCAACGATCATGATGAAGATGCAGAGGGCTATGTTGATGACGAATGTATCGATGATCATCACCTCGATTCTGGCtacgatgatgaaaatgaggatgaagatatcaTATATGATGACCTACATGAAAACGTGAAACTGAATGAGGACCCTTCTGCTGTGCCAAATGGACACACTCAACTGATTCATCACGACAATTCTGTCACCTCAAATGTATCTGAAGATGGTATAGATGATAATTATGATAGTGAGCTTGATCATGCCGAGCGTTTAGAAGAAGGTAGAAGGCTTATACAGATCGCAATAACTAAATTACTCCAAAAAAAGCTTATCGCTTCCtatcaagagaaagaggctgaaaagaacagagaACGATTATTGATGGAACTCGAAGCTGAAGAAAATcagaagaaggagaaggagaagaagaaactaaagaagaaggagaaggagaaggagaaaaaacgtcaacaacaactggcaaaggaagaagaaaagaagaggcaagaagaagaagaaatcaggttaaagaaagaagctgAGGAAAAGGAGATTGCTCGAAGAGAAGCTCAGAGgaaaaaagttgaagaagctaAACGCAAGAATGATGAGAAACGTAAGAAAAAGTTAGCGGAGCAAAGACGTCgggaagaagaacaagagcGCATTCGTAAAGAAAAGGAGGAACAAAAGAGACAGCgcgaagaagaacaaaaacaaaagaaaatggaaaaggaaagaaaacagcgtgaatttgaagaacaacgccttttgaagaagaaggaagcAGAACAGCTTCAAAAACTAaaggaaaatcaaaaattgaatgagAAGTCAATGCAAAAAAATCAAGACACAACAACCGAAGGTGTTCCTTACGGATCCGTTTCAACCAATCCTCTACAGAATAATTCAACGTTGAAtgatgacattttcaaCATGATCAATGAAGTTTCTAAATCATTGTCGTCTTCACCTTCGCGGAATCAAAACGACTTGCTTGGTTCATCTGTGTTATCGAATGTAGATCACCAAGGTGGATTGAACGCAGGCAATGTGTTCATTCCACCTTCTCTTTCCATGTCAGAAATGTCCCCTCATGCTCAGGCTGGATTTAATACGTTAGGTTCAAGCTTGCAACCGAATTTGTTGAACGGATGGGATCAACAATCGTCCACGCAAGCTTATTATCATGCCAACCAGccctcttcttcagaagCTCCGGGATTACTTCCATTGTCGCATGGCGGATCGTCTTCGAAGTTTTCTTCCTTTGCAGACACAACTGTTGATGTTACCGATGACGTTAATAATTTGAccagtttcttgaaagatacTACAATTAACGATATCTCACTCGGTTCAACTAGTAGTATTCCGGCACAAAATCTGGATCCTGTTAACATGGCACCACGTCCGCAATCTGCTGTTTACAACCAACCaaatctttggaacaatgATCCAAATCAAAGGCTCTCAAACTTTGGTCAACAGCACGTTCAACAGAACCCAATCTCCTCGTCACACTCTCAACCAAGAAGATCTATTTGGGATACTGGAGCTGAAAATACCTTTGGTGTTGCCTCTGCTAACAATTTTGCTTCGAATATCTGGGATACACCTACATCTACTCCAGCACTTCCGAACACCCTGCTATCTTCCCAAGTTGCAGCAACATCTGTTGACTCATATGAGGAAGTCCTAGCCAAGACCTATAAGATGCTTTCTCCAGACAATAGTTTCGTTCCCTTGGACAAGCTATATCAAACATCATTGACTCAAATTAATGCCAAATCAGTACTGTCGTATCCCCAATTCATTTCCACTTTGGTTTCCATGAAGAATTCATACAATACtgaacttttgaatgataACACGGGTTTATTGGCGTACTGCAGAATGGGTTCTGTTCCAGTACCATCAGGATTGCCTTCTTATAATAGACAAAATACTTTCCCTCATGCAACCACTCAAGTTCAGTCAGATTCGCAGCAAATAAACTCAGTTTCAACTCCTATATCGAACCCGCTACCTCAACCATCATCGGTATTTAACGATGTTCATTACAACCAAACAGCTACTACTTCACCAGCGAATCACGGGAATCCAATTCCAGGCCCAACGTCAACAATCGCATCAGATCCTTCGAACTTCGTGAACTTTGGTCAATCGTATCCAAACTCATATCAAACCGGCAATATCTGGAGCTGA